A single Sutterella megalosphaeroides DNA region contains:
- a CDS encoding type II toxin-antitoxin system RelB/DinJ family antitoxin, giving the protein MYPYPKPRNATTVISSRLPRALKEEATAIFADLGLTPSDAIKTLCRYIARTGTLPFPVTEHTVSKDLSTNTSGRIPTELKPVIKDIIETKYQTTISAAIWSFFEATVKAQGLPFEVEEENRTAAS; this is encoded by the coding sequence ATGTATCCCTACCCCAAACCCCGCAACGCCACCACGGTCATCTCGTCCCGCCTCCCCCGCGCCCTCAAGGAAGAAGCGACCGCAATCTTCGCCGACCTCGGTCTGACGCCCTCCGACGCGATCAAGACGCTTTGCCGTTACATTGCCCGCACGGGGACGCTTCCCTTCCCCGTCACGGAACACACGGTTTCGAAAGACCTCTCGACGAACACCTCGGGCCGCATTCCGACGGAATTGAAGCCCGTCATCAAGGACATCATCGAAACCAAGTACCAGACGACGATTTCCGCGGCGATCTGGTCGTTCTTCGAAGCGACGGTGAAGGCGCAGGGCCTGCCCTTCGAGGTCGAAGAGGAAAACCGCACGGCTGCGAGCTGA
- a CDS encoding DNA topoisomerase, producing MSHTLYIAEKPSVARAIAAELGVLRREEGALVCRGNTVVTWCFGHLLEQAEPDAYLTGTPSGKNGKKPWRLEDLPILPKTWKMLPKREKGAAAQLSKIGKLLKEASMVVHAGDPDREGQLLVDEVLEHFRSRLPVKRFWVSAVDPASIRKGLANLKENRNYAGMRDAARGRSRADWLLGMNLSRVYTLTNPGPSSEDASGDSPAPAHAPSYGSSYGRRPKARSGRFSKSSEFSKYSKGRSRAPSNLIAVGRVQTPALAMVARRDYAVRHFVPVPFWRMAADLEKTGIVFRAAWKPAPGQPGMDEEGKRLIDIALGRALYEKLKAEKEARVLSAATKRKKAYPPKAYTLADIQIEANRLYGFGADETLSLCQALYEKHKVASYPRTDCGYLPRSQHAEAPKVLEAIAKTCPAAAKAVAAANPALVSPTFNDAKVTAHHGIVPVANSVDPAALSEKEKKIYRLIARRYVAQFFPVHEYDETRAEFAIGGETFAAKGRVVVVCGWKALFEKPEKPENRSGASARTTRRATEKAGESDEAETDASGAKSDEDRYAKQRLPELVKGELVPVRELIGTESQTEPPAYFTEGTLIAAMENIWRSFDDPHIQAKLKEAGGIGTPATRAAIIKELQRKGYLVAEGKHLHCTPEGRNVLLQASPKVRSAAMTAAFETKLALVEAGEYALDAFVAEFEAFVAEEVKRRKGA from the coding sequence GTGTCCCATACGCTTTACATCGCCGAAAAACCCTCCGTCGCCCGGGCGATCGCCGCCGAGCTCGGCGTCCTGCGTCGCGAGGAGGGCGCCCTCGTTTGCCGCGGCAACACGGTCGTCACCTGGTGCTTCGGGCACCTCTTGGAGCAGGCCGAGCCCGACGCCTACCTTACGGGGACGCCGAGCGGGAAAAACGGCAAAAAGCCTTGGCGCCTCGAAGACCTCCCGATCCTTCCGAAAACCTGGAAGATGCTCCCTAAAAGAGAGAAAGGGGCGGCGGCGCAGCTCTCGAAAATCGGGAAGCTCTTGAAAGAGGCTTCGATGGTCGTGCACGCCGGCGACCCCGACCGCGAGGGGCAGCTGCTGGTGGACGAAGTGCTCGAACACTTCCGATCGCGCCTTCCCGTGAAGCGCTTCTGGGTCTCGGCCGTCGACCCCGCGTCGATCCGCAAGGGCCTTGCGAATCTCAAAGAAAACCGCAACTACGCCGGGATGCGCGACGCCGCGCGCGGGCGAAGCCGCGCGGATTGGCTTCTCGGCATGAACCTCTCGCGCGTCTATACGCTCACCAACCCGGGGCCTTCCTCGGAGGACGCTTCGGGCGATTCGCCCGCTCCGGCGCATGCACCCTCCTACGGGTCTTCCTACGGTCGGAGACCCAAAGCCCGTTCGGGGCGATTCTCGAAATCCTCCGAATTTTCGAAATATTCGAAAGGCCGCTCGCGCGCGCCCTCGAACCTCATTGCCGTGGGGCGCGTACAGACGCCGGCGCTCGCGATGGTGGCGCGCCGCGACTACGCCGTGCGCCATTTCGTTCCCGTTCCCTTCTGGCGCATGGCGGCGGACTTGGAAAAAACGGGAATCGTCTTTCGCGCCGCCTGGAAGCCCGCGCCGGGGCAACCGGGAATGGACGAGGAGGGAAAGCGCCTCATTGACATCGCTCTGGGGCGGGCGCTCTACGAGAAATTGAAGGCCGAAAAGGAAGCGCGGGTACTTTCCGCCGCGACGAAGCGCAAAAAGGCCTATCCGCCGAAGGCCTACACCCTCGCCGACATCCAGATCGAAGCGAACCGCCTCTACGGGTTCGGGGCGGACGAGACGCTCTCCCTTTGCCAGGCGCTCTACGAAAAGCACAAGGTCGCCTCCTACCCGAGAACGGACTGCGGATACCTGCCGCGCTCGCAGCACGCGGAGGCTCCGAAGGTGCTCGAAGCGATCGCAAAAACCTGTCCCGCTGCCGCCAAAGCCGTGGCGGCGGCGAACCCCGCGCTCGTGAGTCCCACGTTCAACGACGCGAAAGTGACCGCTCACCACGGGATTGTGCCGGTCGCAAACTCCGTCGACCCCGCGGCCCTCTCCGAAAAGGAAAAGAAAATCTACCGTCTTATCGCCCGACGCTACGTCGCGCAGTTTTTCCCCGTGCACGAGTACGACGAAACGCGGGCGGAATTCGCGATCGGCGGCGAAACGTTCGCGGCCAAAGGCCGGGTCGTTGTGGTGTGCGGCTGGAAGGCGCTTTTTGAAAAGCCGGAAAAGCCGGAAAACCGTTCGGGTGCCTCCGCCCGAACGACCCGACGCGCGACCGAAAAAGCGGGCGAATCGGACGAGGCCGAAACGGATGCGTCGGGTGCCAAGTCCGACGAAGACCGCTACGCCAAGCAGCGCCTGCCGGAGCTCGTCAAGGGCGAACTCGTCCCCGTGCGGGAGCTGATCGGGACCGAATCCCAAACCGAGCCTCCGGCCTACTTCACGGAAGGGACTCTGATTGCCGCGATGGAAAACATCTGGCGTTCGTTCGACGACCCGCACATCCAGGCGAAACTCAAAGAGGCGGGCGGGATCGGAACGCCCGCAACACGCGCCGCGATCATCAAGGAGCTTCAGCGCAAGGGCTATCTCGTCGCCGAAGGCAAACACCTTCACTGCACGCCCGAAGGCCGCAACGTCCTCCTCCAAGCCTCCCCCAAGGTGCGCAGCGCCGCCATGACGGCCGCTTTCGAAACGAAGCTTGCGCTCGTTGAAGCGGGCGAATACGCGCTCGACGCGTTCGTTGCGGAATTCGAAGCGTTCGTCGCGGAGGAGGTGAAACGCCGGAAAGGTGCGTGA